GATGGGCCATAGAGAAAACCACGGGCTGACATAATAGgttaactatgatatcaaacactTAGAAATAGTCATATAAGTATCTATATCTAGGCATTACTAGCTTATCAAACGCTTAACAGTGACTACTCAGACGTCGAAGGTATAAGTTATTGTAATAGATTATCACACTTTTAATGATTTCCCACATTGGTGAAGAAAGTCATGATCGACTTCAGAAGGAAGGGAGATTCCATCATGGCCACCATTGGTATCAAATGTCGGGTAAACAACGAAAATAAACTCCAAGCCCAAAGGCTTAGGACGGGATTGTAACATCGCGACAACTTCAAAGACTGAATTTATTAGAGTTTTTCGATCGTAAATGGACCAGTCTTCAAACCCCACCTAAATTGACTACATTCGTCtgccattaaatgtctcattttccatttttcttccGTCCGccaataaatgtttcatttcacttttaccatatttggtaAGTGGATCATACATTCCACTTTCGCatcccactcacattttattataaaatcaatatataaaaatagaccTCCATATTCCATCAACTTTTCTacccattttaatttataaagtcaaataatttcttaaaactcgtgtcgttcaaatatgagacatttaatggcaGACGGAGTGAGCATTTGTTAGTAAAAGTCATTATTGTGTCTCGTATTATACGATTCCTAGTAGCCacaaatataatagtaattcGTTTTTTCACACACATAATGTAGTtatcaaaaatgaaatcaataaaTCACAATAGAAACAACGGAGCTTCCTCATAAACATCAACCAACGATCGCAGCAGCTTCAGAATTTACATATATAGGAAACGTGTCTTAAACTAAGTCAAATGAAATTCATGTGTCCCAAATAAAAGTGATGTGACACTATTAAAATTTGGGATcgattcaaataattaaaataattccaaCTTGTCAGCTGCTGACCGAAATTCTGACGACGAATTTCTGACGTCTcactttttccactttaaattctctctttaattttttaataatttccaacaaattatttataccCCTCTTTCCTGACATCATTATCTTCACCAACacctctctcttcttctttatcCATCTCCAAACTATACAGTTATAGCTCTTCTACCTTCTGTCTTAATTCCAAAATtccatagaaaaaaaaatatatttttctctctaaatctCACTAAAAATAAGCCAAAAATGGGGAAGCCTCGTCGAGttcaatcaaattcaaattcagaCACAGCTCCAAAAATTGAGAGGAAAATCattgagaaaaatagaagaacTAAAATGAAGAATCTCTACAACCAACTCGTTTCTCTCCTCCCACCCCAACCCTCTCCGGTAAGTATTCcatcttaatttattatctaattttaattattaactaaTTTGATTAGGGTTAGAAAAAGgttgaaaaatgagaaaatggggcAAATTCAGTTTTTGTTTACTTGAATTCAacatggaaaaatgaaattaataaaattatatatgtgtgtgtgtgtaactATATATAGGTAAGTACAAATGGAGTGAAGAAGGGCTTAAACCCTTACCAAacttaattttctattttttattttatagagtCTTCGAATTTGTCTCGTTATTCGAAAACCCTATAGTTGAATtacctaaaaaatatattcttgaatagattatagaaaatgaaatccgtaacaatttttttctgcaTTCGCCTCTGTGCAGGGGGATGGGGCGCCATTGCCGGATCAAATAGACGAAGCAGTGGAGCATATCAAGGGCATGACGACGAAGCTGGAGAATTTGAAGCAAAAAAGGGACCTCttattagagaaaaagaaGCAACTAATCAATAATTCATGTGTTacaaatatccaaaataatccAAGTTCATCATCACCTCTAGTTGAAGTTCAAGATATGGGGCCAAATCTTGATGTTGTCTTAGCAAATGATCTTCAAAACTACACTAGTTTCCGCGATATCGTGCGATTGGTTCATCAACATGGAGTTGAGATTGCAAGTGCAAGCTTTGCTAGAGATGGCAACTCATCCATCCAAGTTCTCCATGATAAGGTAATTAGTTTtgctaaaatcaaattttcatgtatttgttttgtcttttttttgttatattttatgtttgattgTTTTCTATATAGGTTGGGAATCCAAAGCCTGGATTTGATGGTGCAACGATTACAAGAAAGATGAAGGAGTTGGCATGTAATAAAGGGGCTTCTTCAATGAGTGAAGTGGTTGAATCAGATACTAATTTATGGGATTATGAAATTGATTCCAAGATTAGTTGGGGCTTTGAAATCCCTGAGGTTTTGTTACCTGGTTTGCAGGAGTTCATGATCACAATGAAAAAATGTTCATAATTATGTATCGAGAGTGTGTTTATGTactttttatagtaaaatgaaGCTATCTTGCAATATAGATTTTCTCTTCATTAGttgcaaataaaatttagttgtATACCTAGACTAATTGGTTTCGAATTTTGTTCAATTAACAAAATGTGATAACTAAAGAAATGGAATTGAACACTATAAAATCTTCATCCAATTTGATTGTATGTTCAGTTATTTGGATCGGATGggttttatttcataattccATGACATGTAATTTAGgtgttgaaatatttatttcatgttaTATAAGTAACAAGATCTTTGTGTTTCTTAGAGAAATTTTGGGAAGAAATATTCTGATCTGAATCAAGAATGAGGGTGGAACTGAAATATGTGTATGATTATTATTCTCAATAAATTCTTGGATTTCTTCTGGAAGTAGATGATTAATCATCTGCTAGTCACGTTCTGTTTGAGAAATAACTAGAAAGACATTTTGGGAATCGGTCCGGTTCTAAATGATGATAATTTGTGCAATGTTTGATTCAGCTAACTATTTCTTGGCACTGACGAATAATCG
The nucleotide sequence above comes from Salvia hispanica cultivar TCC Black 2014 chromosome 5, UniMelb_Shisp_WGS_1.0, whole genome shotgun sequence. Encoded proteins:
- the LOC125187432 gene encoding transcription factor bHLH162-like, coding for MGKPRRVQSNSNSDTAPKIERKIIEKNRRTKMKNLYNQLVSLLPPQPSPGDGAPLPDQIDEAVEHIKGMTTKLENLKQKRDLLLEKKKQLINNSCVTNIQNNPSSSSPLVEVQDMGPNLDVVLANDLQNYTSFRDIVRLVHQHGVEIASASFARDGNSSIQVLHDKVGNPKPGFDGATITRKMKELACNKGASSMSEVVESDTNLWDYEIDSKISWGFEIPEVLLPGLQEFMITMKKCS